A single window of Anaerocolumna chitinilytica DNA harbors:
- a CDS encoding GNAT family N-acetyltransferase produces the protein MIIRPATEKDIEAIRQLFWELDTDAIKHQPEHFQRGDRNDESLIEMINGPKSQFLLAELQDEVVGFSLLFEKETNGPSLLIPCRYAYMQDFIVKEIHRNCGIGTRLFEASKQWAKDRGLDYLRLSVFPSNHSGIRFYKRHGLQEQMVSMECHL, from the coding sequence ATGATAATAAGACCTGCAACAGAGAAAGATATAGAAGCTATAAGACAACTTTTCTGGGAATTGGATACGGATGCTATAAAGCATCAGCCGGAACATTTTCAGCGGGGAGATAGAAACGATGAATCTTTAATAGAAATGATTAATGGCCCTAAATCACAATTCCTTCTGGCAGAACTTCAGGATGAAGTAGTTGGATTTTCGTTATTATTTGAAAAAGAAACCAATGGTCCAAGTCTATTAATACCGTGCAGGTATGCTTATATGCAAGACTTTATTGTGAAAGAAATACATAGAAACTGCGGTATTGGCACAAGGTTATTTGAAGCTTCAAAGCAATGGGCGAAAGACCGCGGTTTAGATTATTTACGTTTGTCGGTATTTCCTTCTAATCACAGCGGAATACGTTTTTATAAACGCCATGGCTTACAGGAGCAAATGGTCAGCATGGAGTGTCATTTATAG
- a CDS encoding GNAT family N-acetyltransferase — protein sequence MFQIRGIKKEDKDFWYTLDRHLPEAEFIKKVADQRGYVIFDDEKPIGILRFNMFWDNIPFLTMIYIDFSYHKKGYGRKAMEFWEAEMAGLGYKMVMTSTQADEEAQHFYRKLGYKDSGCLVLDIPGFEQPLEMFMIKAI from the coding sequence ATGTTTCAGATAAGGGGCATAAAAAAAGAAGATAAAGACTTTTGGTATACGCTTGACAGGCATTTGCCGGAAGCAGAATTTATAAAAAAAGTAGCAGATCAAAGAGGATATGTAATATTTGATGATGAGAAACCCATCGGGATATTACGTTTTAATATGTTTTGGGATAACATCCCTTTTTTAACTATGATTTATATTGACTTTTCTTATCACAAAAAAGGATATGGCAGAAAAGCCATGGAATTTTGGGAGGCTGAAATGGCTGGGTTGGGTTATAAGATGGTTATGACATCAACACAAGCCGATGAAGAAGCACAGCATTTTTATCGGAAGCTTGGTTATAAAGATAGTGGTTGCCTGGTACTTGATATACCGGGCTTTGAACAGCCACTTGAAATGTTTATGATAAAAGCAATTTGA